The genomic DNA TTGAGTCCATCTACGAAAGCTTTCCCTCAAATCCATTTCTATCAAATTACTTAAAGGATCTAAGTAGATTTTGTAAAGGTTTCATTTCAATTAGCGCAATCAACACACGAATtattatatttacatttatatttaCAATTCGGTCGAATACAAACCTGTTGTGCAGAGCTTCCAGGAATTAGCTTGGCTACTCCTTCCCAGTTTTTGTTTTCCGATTCCCTGAACTCAAGGGAACTCATCAAAGTCCTCAACATCAAATCTACCGCCAAATTCTGTGCCATTTTAAGGATTCAAATCCAACAAAAAAGCTAGAGCGGTAAGAGGCGTTGCAGAAATGATTGGGAAAATATTACCACTTTCTAGTACTCAAAACTACTCTTCCTTTGGACCATTCCATTGCTGACACACTAAATCATTGAAAAAGCATCGCATCGGCTTTTGATCACGATTAGAAGcagaatttttttgaaaggtCACTTGGAAGGACGCCATCTTGTATCTAAGCAGCATAGTTAAGTACCCAACTCTCCTCGGTCTATGTTTTCCGTGTTGTGACGCGACCTGTAAAGGGAAGATCTCTTTGCCTCGATTTTGTTCTGTCAACCATGACTTCGATCAGACGATGTTTCCTGGCTGTGAGCACTCGCGCTGCCTAGTTTGATGGTCTCATCGGGAAAAATCATTTCTGATCTCAATTTTCACCCGAACAGAAACAAATATAATTGGTTTGACCTGCCAATGACCACAAATTCATCAGAATTAGTGTTTTTTGTATCATCCGTTTCCTTTCCTATTTGTAACAGGCAAAGAGAAAATGGTGGATATTACGCTAAAGAAGTTTtctgtcattatcatcatcactatTTTGTGATTGAAAAATCTGTCAGTTAGGGAAACTTTTCTAGAGCTTTGCTATCTCGTTGTTCAACGAACATGCATTTCACTAAAATGAGTGTTATGTCATTTTTActggaaaaataataaatcttcTAAAAGTTTCAGTACAATTCACAGTTCGTTTTAAACTATTTACTTGCCAATGCATGGCCTTAAATCAAGCTGTACATAGGAAATTAATTCTCACAATATGATTGGCCATCTGTTCTAGGCTGCATGCCCAGATGTAACCTCATAAAACTTCTCTGCTGGAATCAAAATGAGGGGTCACATTTATCCAAGCCATTACTATGCAATGGTTCTCTGTAACATTTCTAGGCCACTCAAAACTCGAATCTCTTAACTAGACTTTTCCAGTCTTTTTTAATGTCAATATGGCGAAATTCATGAAGGTGAATTTGGTCTCATTTACAAGTACCATCAGTTCATTTAATTCAAGTGTAAACTTGCAATTTTGTGTAAAAATTGCAATGTTTCATCACGGAAAATCTACGACAAGAGATGGAAGTGAAGAAAGACGGACGGTTACAAAATTTCGTTTACGAAGAAGACTGACAAATGTAaactttccatttcttttaatAAGTTAGAGGATTCTTTTAAAGGGCACAAAGCAGTTCATTAACACGTATACCTTATTGCCAAAAGCAGTTATTAACCCCTTAACAAGTACTGACAAAATTATTTGCCATGATAATCAACGCTCTTTTCAAAAATCATGATGTATTACACGATTATGTGCGTGCAAAACCTTTGATATTGTTTACGCCTTTGGGTAAACAAGTTGAAGGCGCACGCGTTATAAATGTTTGCGTTGCGTTAATACGCGGGCTGAACATGAACGTGAACGTGATTTATTATGGTTAGCTTTAGTCGTCATTACTATAAGAGGTGTTGTGATTTAAATATAGGGAAAAAGGAGTTGTTAAGTACCAACGTTACTTGTAATGttacaataaattaatttcatatGCACTTACAACGATGCCTAGAATAGTCCTTTCTCTCAAATGAAtcttttctgtaattttgcTCTCAAATGGATTGCAGATGTCTCAGTGGAAATTTGCCATCAGAGTCAAAGAGATTTTACATGTAATTGAACTAATGAAACCTAAAAAAATGGCAACATTTCATTCTCCTTGCTTGTAAAATCGTGAAGTTTTGATCTGAAAAATACTCCCTCAGGGTGTGATTTTGCCGCTGTTGAAAATTTGTTCCTCCCGTCATGAATAATAAATGCAGATAAAGCTATCCAGGATAATAAAACTGAGAAGAATatgtaccaaaaaaaattttttttctctcttactCATTTTTAGGACGTCTTACGGAAAACTAGTTTATTTTTGACGCGCATCTTTCGAGTTCCCATGACAAACAAACTACCACATACTAATAACTAACTGCAAATTATTTGGCCCATAAGTGTTTCTCCGCTCTTTTCGCCAAAATCGTAATTTAACGAACAAAGGACCTAATGTAAATTGATGGGAATGATACCAGCTGGTTTTGCTTCATTTATAACTACGCTAGAATCACCTTTTGTAGTTGATGTATCATCCCACGCCTTATACCgttttaaaattagaaaaccACTGGCAGTCGGGAACAGTTTCACTTGGTCTTAGTTGTCGCGGTGGGGAAATCTTCTTTCAAATCAATCTTTCGACGTTAAGATGAAAGGTATGTAAAAATGTTTGAGTTTTTCCCTCAAATGTAGAAAAACAGTTTATTTCCGCCAGTCAAAATTTAAAACGATGGCCTCAGGAAAACGCAACTTCATTCTCAAACGGATATTTGTTTTCAAGGCTTTTCACTGACTCAAAAGGCAGATGTTACATTACAGTAACGgccaaattttggccttttagcTGTTTTCCGGTTCTTATCGAACGTGTTttatatctttattttcttcaatttaaaaaTTCGAAAGCAATCAATTTTATCTTCGATTAATAGATGCCAACCTCAGATTTAAACTGCATGTTTTAGTGTAGATTGgcttttttttagaaactgttCCTTGCTAGGTATATTCCTCCTCTAAAAAACGcgtcacttaaaaaaaaaaaaaagattaaaaaaaaaacatgatgtttcaaagtttgttctCGATACTTTTCGCCGTGAATATTATTTGTGTGTCTTGTCAAGATTACAGTTTCGACATGATTCTGTGGTAAgggttaggaaaaaaaaaaaaaacaaaaagaaaaaaaatttcggaTACATTTGAAcgtgatatttttaaaatttgtttagcaaCATATTATTAAGTATAAATTCTGCCGACGATTTCTTGCTGGGAAAGGTATTACCAGTGAGagtgaacaaaaattttatgTCTGAAAATAGGTTTCCCCATGGGGCTGACAGAGCTGTCGTAGGTTCTAGACACAGCCTGCTTCTTCTCTTAGTTTGGTCgactgcaaacaaaaaattccgAACAAAGCCGATAGAGGAGAGAAGCTCGTAAAAGCTCACGGAGGTTGGGGAAATTTGACTGTCTAAAGTCAGGTTTTAAATCATCAGAGAGGGGATATTCCTACACATATTAAGAGTTGTCCTCAATATACAAACTTTCTAAATGGTTTTTTAAGATTAAAAGCAGACAAACAATATTAACTGAACCAAAAACACGCACGATAACGTATGAGAAATTAATTGTTCATAACTAATTGCTCAGAGGATAagcaagaactttttttttattattttgttacttaTGCCAGCCACCTTTTGCTTTGTCGACACGTTTTTACGTTTTGCGTATCTGTGCCCTTTTGATAAAACTGTACCATACTGGAGGTTTTCTTCGTCAATCATTTTTGCTCCAATTTGCCACATGACAACTAACACGCCGGAAACAGTGACGGCAACGGATTCATCAGATTTCTAAAGCTTCAATTTCTCAACTTAAATGAGAAAAATCTAACTCCTGCTGCTCTGAACACTTAATGTATTCATTAATCAGGTCTACTTATGTTTGCCTGTCAAATAGATTTAACTCACcaatggctgaaaaaaatgaagcaaaacacagaaaaattacgACAGTAATTATGACATTAACaatattaattttcatattaaaaaattattgcgTGTCACCATTAGACCCTGATTGCTGAGTCTCTCATTTCCATCGGATTCGTGTTTTATTAAACCCTATATGATAGCAGCAAtgtggaaaagaaataaattggaaaaaaagaatgaatatTTCATGGCCAGTGTTATGATTGCGTATTCTTTTCGCCGCCCTCTCCCAGCTTGATATCACCGTCTTTTGTTCACCCTCTTTTGTGATCGTCACCACAAAATTAAACTTATATCTTACGCGATGATCGACTCACCTCTTTCTGTGTTTGCATCTTTCTTTTAGTTCTGGTGCTTATCCAAGCCACACATCTATTATGTTCAGTTCTGATACTGGTTTCTTCAGCTCCAGTCGAGAATGAAATTCACGTTAGAGGCACTGAtttggaagaagagaaagaagaacaCCTTCCTCCGATAATTCCTCCGGAGTTTGAACTAAAAGAAAGAGAGTTTCCAGAAAGAGAAGAGGAGAacgaggaagaaaaagagaatgaaaacacGGTACGGGAAGAATTTGAACACTTCCGTGACGAGGAGAGTTTGAAGAACTTTTTAAAGAGGCTGAAAAGGGAGCTTGCGTTGGAAAAGACTGCAAGGGAAGAAAACGAAGAAGGGGAAGAGCTCAGTAATGAGGAGCTTCTGGAAAGGGAACTTCCTGAAGAAATAGAAgaaataccaaaagaaaaaggtgCACGGGAACTGAAAGAGGAAGATGGGTTGGAAATGTTTTATCGGAATTTGAAGAGAGACCTTGAAGAGAAACCGGCGAGAGATTTGCCTGATGAGGAAATGGAGCATGAATCCCctgaggaagaagaagaaatgtCAGAAAGAGAACTTGATGAAGAACTCGAGGAGAACTCTAAACGGGAGTTAGAAGCAGAAGAGTTGGAGGAAACTGTGGCTGAGGAACGTGAAGATAAGCGGGAATTGGCTGAGGATGAGAGATCGAGGGAGGAACTCGAAGAAAACGAGGAAGAATCAgccttgaaaaggaaaagaggaaaagaggACATGGCTACAGAATGGGAAATTCCTGAATCTGAGGAACGCTTTGGTCATGACAAGCGATCCAAACATCCTCCAAAGCACATGCGCGAACGAGAAGCCGAGAGGGAGCGAGAGCGTTTCGATGACCATGGACACAAGGAACGTGAACGTGAGGAGTTCAGAGAAAGACAGCGAGAACGGGCCCTTAGTAATGGCGGAAAATTACACGAGAGGGAAATGGAGGAGCGCAAACAGCGTCAAGAAATTGGTCCTCATGGTGTCAGGcgagaagaaagagaaaggttCCGATTTCGAGCTCGTGGAGAATAGGATTATGGACATTATTGCGGAGAATGTGGAAAAATGCCCCTCTTCTGTCATCAGATCTTTAATATCCTTTTTGTAGTGGAACAGTTAAACAGCGATATAGAATTCATACGGTGTAAAGGAAGGATTAGCCGGTTGGATGCTTTAATAAAGGACATGAGAAACATTCAGTCGTACCTGTATTAAGCGACACCATATCAAGCGGTCACCCCGTATTAAGCGATCGGTTGTCAAAGTCCTGAGTTTTTTCCCCTtattcactgtaattttcacctctactAAGCGGTCGCCTCTATCAAACGGTCGCggtcaccctttactaagtCACAACGGCCTGTACTAATTGTCTTCCATCAGCATTAAACGGTCACTGAAAGCTTACCCAGTCAAATttaactaagaataatctttcaagcagtttttaatccatgtttctctctctttcccaaaatcaaagtaagtggTATTTTTAGTGAGATTCAGTACATTCACTGGTCAATCAATAATGGTtataggaccgagtggagtccaattcggtctgtaatcatacgagttaataattaacaaatCGAACTCCCGCTTCGCCGTCGTCAGAGTTCcatttaatcataaccatttcaatttccgaaaaaacaaatacacctagaAAAAATATTCTCATTGGAGACAATGTGTTTAGTTAAAAATTTCCCCATTTTGGAAAATTCtccagtttttctttggataagtggttgttgctatggttattttgATCACTTCTAAGTGGACTTAGTGTGATTGgttgcttcaactgtccgattacaaggtgtccaattacagccaactatccgattacaactgtacaaaatgattaatgaaaaatgaagctgcGAATGCACCaataatatttgaggaatttaTAATGGCTATGATTATGCCATAAAGTGGCGTTGTTTATCGTTGTTTATAATACCCCTAATCTGTGGAACCCTTATTAAGCGGTCATCACGCCATTTCTCGTGGGTGACCGCTTTATAAAGTTTGCTTGTTGCTAGATCAAGTTCTCATTAGCTCCTCTTGATCTCTTGATATATTCCTTCCTATGACTGGCTATTGCGCTTActatgattttgattttatgaaacTCAGTCGAAAAGCGTTTCGTTTTGGATACTATCGACCTTGATGGTTGACATAGGGCATCTATTCTTACTCGCGAAAAATATCTAGGCAAATAGAAAGAACTTTAATCATAACGAATTTTAATTACACCCGCCTCTTATTTTAAGCTcggttttttttgtatttttttctgtttagcgAAACTAGTGATTGAATGTGTTATAATTATAGACAGCCGATTTCACCCTGAGGgacaaattatttattattaattatataTAGACTGTTTGCTCTTCAAACAATCGTATTATTGGGTGTTTTGTCCATTTTGGAAATCTGACTTAGTGATTCCATCCTCTTCCTCAAAACAATGTGGGAGTTAAAATAGACAAAAAACCTCGGGGCAATTTTTAGCTTGAAAAGTTACAAAGACAGAGACGAATATAGCTTCAGACCTTGTTGAGACTAAATATGAAAAAACCTATGTCATTTCATACCACTCATTGcctaaaatttttaaatttataattcagttgaatagaaaaaaaggaaaaaaaaaccacaccgAAAGAAATATCAtgctttttaaagctttttcacATGTTTATTCTTTAACACTCACTTAGTAATGAGAAATCAGTCGAGTTACATTAGAATACTCTACGACTGAATAATAAGTTTTGGCTATAGTGCCgagattttccttttattcttcCGAATCTCCTCCAGGtactgcaaaatgaaaaagagagaaTTAAAGTCAGATAAATTTTGACAAAATCTCCCTCAAATGTTAAAGAAACCTAACACTGGGATTATGATTCACTGATTTATTCAACCCGCTGTCTTTAAGCTCATAGAACTAGGACCAATAAACCAATCGATGTCTGTTtctcaaaacaattttatcGTGATTGGACGCTTACATATTCTATTGACCTCTA from Pocillopora verrucosa isolate sample1 chromosome 2, ASM3666991v2, whole genome shotgun sequence includes the following:
- the LOC131770416 gene encoding uncharacterized protein, with protein sequence MKVLVLIQATHLLCSVLILVSSAPVENEIHVRGTDLEEEKEEHLPPIIPPEFELKEREFPEREEENEEEKENENTVREEFEHFRDEESLKNFLKRLKRELALEKTAREENEEGEELSNEELLERELPEEIEEIPKEKGARELKEEDGLEMFYRNLKRDLEEKPARDLPDEEMEHESPEEEEEMSERELDEELEENSKRELEAEELEETVAEEREDKRELAEDERSREELEENEEESALKRKRGKEDMATEWEIPESEERFGHDKRSKHPPKHMREREAERERERFDDHGHKEREREEFRERQRERALSNGGKLHEREMEERKQRQEIGPHGVRREERERFRFRARGE